Proteins from one Mycoplasma sp. Pen4 genomic window:
- the metK gene encoding methionine adenosyltransferase, translating to MKKENSKILFSSESVGRGHPDKVCDQISDAILDAYLNLDPQSKVAIETMASGHNIIIAGEVKSKANVDVLEIARNILKELGYYTTETNFITDIRRQSDDIAMGVELSDGQIGAGDQGIMFGFATDETPEYMPLAITLANELVKLAEKLRISKEFKWAKADMKSQVTVDYTNEKTKIDTVLMSIQHSASYNEEEFKTFIKNDIIKPVLSKYGFEMPERILINPTGQFVLGGPLCDTGLTGRKIIVDTYGGYARHGGGAFSGKDATKVDRSAAYAARWIAKNLVAAGVAKKVEVQIAYAIGVAEPVSINVETFATHLDKIGGISGSDLVDIIKVIFDLTPKGIINDLGLTKPIFQQTAFFGHFGRNDLDLPWEKLNKVDAIKDLVYQVNKWCSDKKQSMPIEIIEEIYTTNHKNATKK from the coding sequence ATGAAAAAAGAGAATAGTAAAATTTTATTTTCAAGTGAATCAGTAGGTAGAGGTCACCCAGATAAAGTATGTGACCAGATATCAGACGCAATTTTAGATGCCTACTTAAACTTAGATCCACAATCAAAAGTTGCCATTGAAACAATGGCAAGCGGACACAATATAATTATTGCTGGTGAAGTAAAATCAAAAGCTAATGTTGATGTGCTCGAAATTGCAAGAAACATCCTAAAAGAATTAGGATACTACACAACAGAAACAAACTTCATCACAGATATTAGACGTCAAAGTGATGATATTGCTATGGGAGTTGAACTATCTGATGGACAAATCGGTGCAGGTGACCAAGGTATAATGTTTGGTTTTGCAACTGATGAAACACCAGAATATATGCCATTAGCAATTACACTTGCAAATGAATTAGTTAAATTAGCTGAAAAATTAAGAATATCAAAAGAATTTAAATGAGCTAAAGCTGATATGAAATCTCAAGTTACTGTTGATTACACAAATGAAAAAACAAAAATCGATACAGTTTTAATGAGCATTCAACACTCTGCAAGCTACAATGAAGAAGAATTCAAAACATTTATCAAAAACGATATCATCAAACCAGTTTTAAGCAAATATGGTTTTGAAATGCCTGAAAGAATTTTAATTAACCCAACTGGTCAATTTGTTTTAGGTGGTCCATTATGTGATACTGGATTAACAGGCAGAAAAATAATTGTAGATACATATGGTGGTTATGCAAGACATGGTGGCGGGGCTTTTAGCGGTAAAGATGCTACTAAAGTTGACCGTTCTGCAGCATATGCAGCTAGATGAATTGCTAAAAACCTTGTAGCAGCAGGAGTTGCTAAAAAAGTTGAAGTACAAATTGCTTACGCAATTGGTGTAGCAGAACCTGTTTCAATTAACGTTGAAACATTTGCTACACACTTAGATAAAATTGGTGGTATTTCAGGATCTGATTTAGTTGATATAATCAAAGTTATTTTTGATTTAACACCAAAAGGAATTATCAATGATCTTGGATTAACAAAACCAATTTTCCAACAAACAGCATTTTTTGGACACTTTGGTCGTAATGATTTAGACTTACCATGAGAAAAATTAAACAAAGTTGACGCAATTAAAGATCTTGTTTACCAAGTAAACAAGTGATGTAGCGATAAAAAACAATCAATGCCAATTGAAATTATTGAAGAAATTTACACAACAAATCACAAAAACGCAACAAAAAAGTAA
- a CDS encoding MMB_0454 family protein: protein MNWINVSYNSNQNYIVQESAILDVINNSISTIKSVKLANAPRLSFDEKHSNVHIYIDIKIKNSNSNKVQPTNIIKELVGLIEEDVRALIDKKPKNVQVVLLDFY from the coding sequence ATGAATTGAATTAATGTCTCATATAATTCAAACCAAAATTACATCGTACAAGAAAGTGCTATTCTTGATGTAATTAACAACTCTATTTCAACAATTAAATCTGTTAAATTAGCAAATGCACCAAGATTAAGTTTTGATGAAAAACACTCAAATGTGCATATTTACATTGATATTAAAATTAAAAATTCTAATTCTAATAAAGTGCAACCAACTAACATTATTAAAGAACTTGTTGGTTTAATCGAAGAAGACGTTCGTGCTTTAATCGATAAAAAACCTAAAAACGTTCAAGTTGTACTACTTGATTTCTACTAG
- a CDS encoding DNA polymerase IV codes for MQQKPVIFHIDFDSYFVSASRAKDPNLNNKPIAIARSSAHAIAVSVSYELKRSGVKAGMKVYEIRSIEPRTIFVNSDMDYYVQLSNQIFTYIASEFSGNISISSIDECFLDVSEIVYTQNIEPRKLAAIVQSQILNIFSIPITIGISHNRFLAKMTTNISKPFGIGYTDEKNYKEHFFNLDIEQFHGIGKKIAKKLREVNINTIGDLSLRDQTDMQLNAIFGRTTREYLSKLDPNIYEHVVFKETQPAGIGNEITFDDYDLDMNEKINKLKEMCKKVALRADVDNLAGNVVTLTIRFRDKRWISKQHKISDYINDVGSITKIALKIFNENQFDERNFIGVGVRLSGLKSVFDIFRPISLFETNSKKEISRVDKLITKINQKMHNNSVMTLSEYAQKQKKEKIKGKYSVAHAVYRK; via the coding sequence ATGCAACAAAAACCAGTAATTTTTCACATTGATTTTGATAGTTATTTTGTTAGCGCTTCGCGTGCAAAAGATCCTAATTTAAACAATAAACCAATTGCAATAGCACGTTCAAGTGCCCATGCTATTGCTGTTTCTGTTTCTTATGAACTTAAAAGATCCGGAGTTAAAGCGGGGATGAAAGTTTATGAGATTCGCTCAATTGAACCACGCACAATCTTTGTTAATTCAGATATGGATTATTATGTACAATTATCGAATCAAATTTTTACATATATTGCGAGTGAGTTTTCGGGTAATATTTCAATTTCATCAATTGATGAGTGTTTTTTAGATGTATCAGAAATTGTATACACACAAAACATTGAACCTAGAAAACTAGCCGCAATTGTTCAAAGTCAAATACTTAATATTTTTAGCATTCCTATTACAATTGGTATTTCACACAATAGATTTTTAGCTAAAATGACAACTAATATATCAAAACCATTTGGTATTGGTTATACAGATGAGAAAAATTACAAAGAGCACTTTTTTAACTTAGACATAGAGCAATTTCACGGAATTGGTAAAAAAATAGCAAAGAAACTGCGTGAAGTTAATATTAATACGATTGGTGATTTATCGCTAAGAGATCAAACTGATATGCAACTTAATGCTATTTTTGGACGCACAACAAGAGAATACTTATCTAAGTTAGATCCAAATATCTATGAGCATGTAGTTTTCAAAGAAACTCAACCAGCAGGAATTGGTAATGAGATAACTTTTGATGACTATGATCTAGATATGAATGAAAAGATTAATAAATTAAAAGAAATGTGCAAAAAAGTCGCCTTACGTGCTGATGTAGATAATTTAGCAGGTAATGTAGTAACTTTAACTATTAGATTTAGAGACAAAAGATGAATTAGTAAACAACATAAAATATCCGACTATATCAATGATGTTGGTTCAATAACTAAAATAGCATTAAAAATATTTAATGAAAACCAGTTTGATGAACGCAATTTTATTGGCGTTGGAGTGAGATTATCAGGACTTAAAAGTGTTTTTGATATTTTTAGGCCTATCTCATTGTTTGAAACAAATTCAAAGAAAGAAATTTCCAGAGTAGACAAATTAATAACTAAGATTAATCAAAAAATGCATAATAACTCAGTTATGACACTGAGCGAATATGCTCAAAAACAGAAAAAAGAAAAAATAAAAGGTAAATATTCAGTAGCACATGCTGTTTATAGAAAGTAG
- a CDS encoding pseudouridine synthase, producing the protein MQKERLQKILSQAGIASRREAENIIKQGRVKVNGKVATLGDKATFSDDILVDNIPIEEENKVYFVLNKPPKTVCTLKDNFNRTIVTDLIDTPYKIFPVGRLDYDTTGVLILTNDGDLANKLMHPSYQVVRVYRARLNEPLATRELAKLNKPVMVNKKWSNQTVIPADTKSYFVVLTQGTYHHVKELFKAVNKEVINLKRVEYGGVTVNNIPVGKYRPLTLKEIKTLRQWVKEPKKPENQ; encoded by the coding sequence ATGCAAAAAGAAAGACTACAAAAAATCCTTTCACAAGCAGGTATTGCTTCAAGACGTGAAGCAGAAAACATTATTAAACAAGGTAGAGTTAAAGTAAACGGAAAGGTTGCGACACTAGGTGATAAAGCAACATTTAGTGATGACATTTTAGTTGACAATATCCCAATTGAAGAAGAAAACAAAGTTTATTTTGTTTTAAACAAACCACCTAAAACAGTATGTACATTAAAAGATAACTTTAACCGTACAATAGTGACAGATTTAATTGACACACCATATAAAATTTTCCCTGTTGGAAGACTAGATTATGATACAACAGGAGTGCTTATTTTAACTAATGATGGTGATTTAGCTAACAAGTTAATGCACCCATCATATCAAGTTGTTCGTGTCTACCGTGCACGTTTAAATGAGCCTTTAGCAACGCGTGAATTAGCTAAGTTAAACAAACCTGTTATGGTTAATAAAAAATGATCAAATCAAACTGTTATTCCAGCCGATACAAAGAGTTATTTTGTTGTTTTAACACAAGGTACTTATCACCATGTTAAAGAGTTATTTAAAGCTGTTAATAAAGAAGTTATTAACCTTAAACGTGTTGAGTATGGTGGTGTTACAGTTAATAACATCCCAGTGGGTAAATACCGTCCTTTAACACTTAAAGAAATTAAAACATTACGTCAATGAGTTAAAGAGCCTAAAAAACCAGAAAATCAATAA
- a CDS encoding nicotinate-nucleotide adenylyltransferase produces MKIGIFGGSFNPIHKAHLKIARFAIKELDLDKLIFVPANINPFKSAKQYVSGIDRYNMIKLVLEDKMEVSDFEIKRNGVSYTIDTIKYFAHKYPNDELFFILGSDNLPTLHKWEGISEIAELAKIVVFRRSEKINKTNIKKFNGILLNNPLFDASSTAYKQGNVLIVDEKVQNYIQEHTFYAKELIHNMLSAKRAKHCMSTGNFAAELAKKHGYSARQAYVAGIFHDICKEFNEIEYQWLFEKYQPELLDSNNPLPHYKYHQTAAYLWLKNLYKLQDQDVLRAISIHTSMDSEMQPLDKILFIADKICDGRRFPGIQKVRELCFEDLEKGFATVVQKTYEYNIDKGVKFTPDQLELYNKYRKEGE; encoded by the coding sequence ATGAAAATAGGAATTTTCGGTGGTTCATTTAACCCGATTCACAAGGCGCATTTGAAAATTGCAAGATTTGCAATTAAAGAATTAGATCTTGATAAATTGATTTTTGTACCAGCAAACATAAATCCATTTAAATCAGCAAAACAATATGTTTCTGGTATTGATCGTTACAATATGATTAAATTGGTTTTAGAAGACAAAATGGAAGTATCAGATTTTGAAATTAAACGCAATGGTGTTAGTTACACAATTGATACAATCAAATATTTTGCACATAAATACCCTAATGATGAGTTATTTTTCATCTTAGGAAGTGATAACTTACCTACATTACATAAATGAGAAGGTATAAGCGAGATTGCGGAACTTGCTAAAATAGTTGTTTTTAGACGTAGTGAAAAAATCAACAAAACTAATATTAAGAAATTCAATGGAATTTTATTAAACAACCCATTATTTGATGCATCATCAACTGCATACAAACAAGGAAATGTCTTAATCGTAGATGAAAAAGTTCAAAATTATATTCAAGAGCATACTTTTTATGCAAAAGAATTAATTCATAATATGTTATCTGCTAAACGTGCAAAACACTGTATGTCAACAGGTAATTTTGCAGCAGAATTAGCTAAAAAACATGGATATAGTGCTCGTCAAGCATACGTAGCAGGTATCTTCCATGATATTTGTAAGGAATTCAATGAAATTGAATATCAATGATTATTTGAAAAATATCAACCAGAATTATTAGATTCAAATAATCCATTACCACATTATAAATATCATCAAACAGCAGCATATTTATGATTAAAAAACTTATATAAATTACAAGACCAAGATGTTCTTAGAGCGATTTCAATTCATACATCAATGGACTCTGAAATGCAACCACTTGATAAAATTTTATTTATTGCAGATAAAATTTGTGATGGTCGTAGATTTCCTGGAATCCAAAAAGTTAGAGAATTATGCTTTGAAGACTTAGAAAAAGGTTTTGCAACAGTAGTGCAAAAAACATACGAATACAACATTGACAAAGGTGTAAAATTCACACCAGATCAATTAGAGTTATACAATAAATACCGTAAGGAAGGAGAATAA
- a CDS encoding transcription antitermination protein NusB, with translation MKNNKSRRQARIEIIEVLYKFELLDRQIDVSQIFDEYPHLNKEQLKKLELIAKNYKFLVKTISSLLNKDWSWKRISPLLRAILLNGAFELYSVDPKIVINESIEITKIYFPKPGVDETPTNDSKFYRFVNALLENYFKLIKTLDVINERTNNEKQD, from the coding sequence ATGAAAAACAATAAATCAAGAAGACAAGCGAGAATTGAAATTATCGAAGTTTTATATAAATTTGAGTTATTAGATCGTCAAATTGACGTTTCTCAAATTTTCGATGAATACCCACATTTAAACAAAGAACAATTAAAGAAATTAGAACTTATTGCTAAGAACTATAAATTCTTAGTTAAAACAATTTCTTCATTATTAAACAAGGACTGAAGCTGAAAAAGAATTTCACCATTACTAAGAGCAATTTTATTAAATGGTGCTTTTGAGCTTTATAGTGTTGATCCAAAAATTGTAATTAACGAGTCAATCGAAATTACTAAAATTTACTTTCCAAAACCAGGAGTTGATGAAACACCAACAAATGATAGTAAGTTTTACAGATTCGTTAATGCATTATTAGAAAACTACTTCAAGTTAATTAAAACATTAGATGTAATTAACGAAAGAACAAATAATGAAAAACAAGATTAA
- a CDS encoding NUDIX domain-containing protein has protein sequence MFKKFKKQTKVLLVKQINNVWVFPKGHLEAGETPLEAAYREILEETSLSNVSIDKKHFWETHYNLFNGNHKSVRFYLARTNTTEIPKKQNAELQKLGWFPIKRAMNILTNNETKQFLKEAFKKYNNINKA, from the coding sequence ATTTTTAAAAAATTCAAGAAACAAACTAAAGTCCTTTTAGTTAAACAAATAAATAATGTCTGAGTTTTTCCAAAAGGTCATCTTGAAGCTGGTGAAACACCATTAGAAGCAGCTTATCGTGAAATTCTTGAAGAAACATCATTATCAAATGTTTCTATTGATAAAAAGCATTTTTGAGAGACACATTACAACTTATTTAATGGCAACCATAAAAGTGTGAGATTCTATCTTGCAAGAACAAATACAACAGAAATTCCAAAAAAACAAAATGCGGAATTACAAAAATTAGGTTGGTTCCCCATTAAAAGAGCAATGAATATTCTAACAAATAATGAAACAAAACAATTTCTTAAAGAGGCATTTAAGAAATACAACAACATTAACAAGGCATAG
- the efp gene encoding elongation factor P, translating into MINVNEFKPGITFQDEGDIFVVLEAVHSKQGRGQANVKAKVKNLRTGSTTIKSYTGGDKVKPAHIDKRKMNYLYSDGENIILMDNETYEQIEIPVQNVTWELNFLKEGRDVQIRMFQSEVLDVELPANVELTVTEAPDAVKGNTTTNPQKKVIVETGFELETPMFIKEGDVISVSTETGKYVGKANK; encoded by the coding sequence ATGATTAATGTTAACGAATTTAAACCAGGTATCACATTCCAAGATGAAGGAGATATCTTTGTTGTTTTAGAAGCAGTTCACTCAAAACAAGGACGTGGACAAGCTAACGTTAAAGCAAAAGTTAAGAACTTACGTACAGGTTCAACTACAATCAAATCTTACACAGGAGGAGATAAAGTTAAACCAGCTCACATTGATAAGAGAAAAATGAACTACTTATACTCAGATGGAGAAAACATTATTTTAATGGACAACGAAACATACGAACAAATCGAAATTCCAGTTCAAAATGTAACATGAGAATTAAACTTCTTAAAAGAAGGTAGAGATGTTCAAATTAGAATGTTCCAAAGTGAAGTGTTAGACGTTGAATTACCAGCTAACGTGGAATTAACTGTTACAGAAGCACCAGATGCTGTTAAAGGTAACACAACAACAAACCCTCAAAAGAAAGTTATTGTTGAAACAGGTTTTGAACTTGAAACACCAATGTTCATTAAAGAAGGAGACGTAATTTCAGTTTCAACAGAAACAGGAAAATACGTTGGAAAAGCTAACAAATAA
- a CDS encoding DUF4231 domain-containing protein, protein MFITKKKYDSYIGLYQKLAKETKTKMYIFGSLFYFFNSLILLTTFFNGLIAVLFLAGTLKGEYFDSGINPYKTALNESSMYVIITTILNSFITFLSALLSLFVFNKKYAFYKTKLQVMEFEYAYFQNKLYLYKDKNDFNAEFLLYARIIKILEVERFRTIELIQPEEKLETENNELTNEGEKNGK, encoded by the coding sequence ATGTTTATAACTAAGAAAAAATATGATTCATACATTGGTTTATATCAAAAACTCGCAAAAGAAACTAAAACTAAAATGTATATCTTTGGTTCATTGTTTTACTTCTTTAATTCACTAATCTTATTAACAACATTTTTTAATGGTCTAATCGCAGTTTTATTCCTTGCTGGTACATTAAAAGGCGAATATTTTGACAGTGGAATTAACCCGTATAAAACAGCACTTAACGAAAGCAGTATGTACGTTATTATCACCACAATCTTAAACTCATTTATTACTTTCTTATCTGCTTTATTATCACTCTTTGTATTTAATAAGAAATACGCTTTTTACAAAACTAAATTACAAGTTATGGAATTTGAATATGCATACTTTCAAAACAAACTTTACTTATACAAAGACAAAAACGACTTTAATGCAGAGTTTTTATTGTATGCTCGCATTATTAAAATTTTAGAAGTTGAAAGATTTAGAACAATCGAATTAATTCAACCTGAAGAAAAACTTGAAACTGAAAATAACGAATTAACAAACGAAGGAGAGAAAAATGGAAAATAA
- a CDS encoding MAGa3780 family membrane protein — translation MFAKGKNRFSGFTWKEWITFIIGLTLLITYIVVTLLEWHFRSNKVYKVFTEVQNQLDKTNILRDHPDWQKVIYPNATLIFWGGSTYWFTFMTNVLMGVTLFLFPFYRKSNRAQRFYFASMAYIIIVVAAYWSGVGLDPKIFTDSDKFEFSKTLIMHGVAPFLGLITLFWERKNIRISNKAVWSFSIYPMVYLLFTVAIYTFGHKFIKFGGTELDRGIVIYEVVSFLQPLGYKGGDTFLIVLFDIILVLMAFLSAPVIGFTLRKFFRILKPGQRKLKPIYFIHPTIKHEKEKQQKQKIKSKIELVKEEK, via the coding sequence ATGTTTGCAAAAGGTAAAAATAGATTTAGTGGTTTCACTTGAAAAGAATGAATTACATTTATTATTGGTCTAACACTACTTATAACTTACATTGTTGTAACACTTTTAGAATGACATTTTAGAAGTAACAAAGTATATAAAGTTTTCACAGAAGTTCAAAATCAACTTGATAAGACAAATATCTTAAGAGATCATCCAGATTGACAAAAAGTAATTTATCCTAATGCTACTTTAATTTTCTGAGGTGGGTCAACATACTGATTTACATTCATGACTAATGTACTTATGGGTGTAACATTATTCTTATTCCCATTCTATAGAAAATCAAATCGTGCTCAAAGATTTTACTTTGCATCTATGGCATACATAATTATTGTAGTTGCAGCTTATTGATCTGGAGTGGGTTTAGATCCAAAAATATTCACTGATAGTGATAAATTTGAATTTAGTAAAACATTAATCATGCATGGTGTAGCACCATTTCTTGGTTTAATCACATTATTCTGAGAACGTAAAAATATCCGTATTAGTAATAAGGCAGTTTGATCATTCTCAATTTATCCAATGGTATATCTTCTCTTTACTGTAGCTATTTATACATTTGGACATAAATTTATTAAATTTGGTGGTACTGAATTAGATCGTGGGATTGTGATTTATGAAGTTGTATCATTCCTACAACCACTTGGTTACAAAGGTGGTGATACATTCCTTATCGTCTTATTTGACATCATTTTAGTTTTAATGGCATTCTTGTCTGCACCAGTAATTGGATTTACATTACGTAAATTCTTTAGAATTTTAAAACCAGGTCAAAGAAAATTAAAACCAATTTACTTTATTCACCCTACAATCAAGCATGAAAAAGAGAAACAACAAAAACAAAAAATAAAATCTAAAATAGAATTAGTTAAAGAAGAAAAATAA
- a CDS encoding aminotransferase class V-fold PLP-dependent enzyme, with protein MEKSIKQQFPILQNITYFDSAALVLKPQSAIDAVTDFYTYKSISSRTADTPLGNHINQTIKQLRHKVAHLIDAQDNEIIFTSGTTESLNIFAEMAKQILKPGDVILLSAHNHSSNIIPWMEIVEATKSELVISLDIMQDIKPGVKIVSLSHETNNFNQSFDIKAIAQKAHEVGAILVDDAAQAIAHQKVSLKQADVIVFSTNKFYGPTGLGVLAVKESILKDIKPVRFGGGSVSAINTDNTWSPRNNIGIHEPGTPNLAGIYMFNASLDFFNQIGYEKTQEILDDLSNYLHAKLSELDNIEVSSKAGDYIALINVKGINAQDVATYLGSKNIYTIAGIFCAPYLRNIQPHHSFLRISLGIYNTYEDIDKLVKELKEGGDFYAF; from the coding sequence ATGGAAAAAAGTATTAAACAACAATTTCCAATTTTACAGAACATTACATATTTTGATTCTGCTGCATTAGTTTTAAAACCTCAAAGCGCAATTGATGCAGTTACAGATTTTTATACATACAAATCAATTTCAAGTCGTACAGCCGATACTCCTTTAGGTAATCATATTAATCAAACTATTAAACAACTTCGTCATAAAGTTGCACATCTTATTGATGCTCAAGATAATGAGATTATTTTTACAAGTGGCACAACAGAATCATTGAATATTTTTGCTGAAATGGCTAAACAAATTTTAAAGCCGGGTGATGTTATTTTGTTAAGTGCACACAATCATTCATCAAACATTATTCCTTGAATGGAAATTGTTGAAGCAACAAAATCAGAATTGGTGATTTCACTTGATATCATGCAAGATATTAAACCAGGTGTAAAAATTGTTTCACTTAGTCATGAAACAAATAATTTTAATCAATCTTTTGATATCAAAGCAATTGCTCAAAAGGCACATGAAGTTGGAGCAATTTTAGTTGATGATGCAGCACAAGCTATTGCACATCAAAAAGTATCTTTAAAGCAGGCAGATGTAATTGTCTTTAGTACTAATAAATTTTATGGACCAACTGGTTTAGGTGTTTTAGCCGTTAAAGAATCAATTCTAAAAGATATCAAACCAGTTCGTTTTGGTGGGGGATCAGTTAGTGCTATTAATACCGATAACACCTGAAGTCCTAGAAACAACATTGGAATTCATGAACCAGGAACTCCGAATTTAGCTGGAATATATATGTTCAATGCTTCATTAGATTTCTTTAATCAAATTGGTTATGAAAAAACTCAAGAAATTTTAGATGACCTATCAAATTACTTACACGCAAAATTAAGTGAGTTAGATAATATTGAAGTTTCATCAAAAGCAGGTGATTATATTGCTTTAATCAATGTTAAAGGAATTAATGCACAAGATGTTGCAACATATTTAGGTTCAAAAAATATTTACACAATTGCAGGTATTTTCTGTGCTCCATATCTTAGAAATATTCAACCACATCATTCATTCCTAAGAATTTCATTAGGTATTTACAACACATATGAAGATATTGATAAATTAGTAAAAGAATTAAAAGAAGGCGGGGATTTTTATGCATTTTAA
- a CDS encoding iron-sulfur cluster assembly scaffold protein, with protein sequence MHFNRDVSRELIMNHYTKPTHKVDLGAIEKTFYSDVCSDDLKLNLNYIDGIYQNPEFDGHGCAVFIASTDILLQEINQKSKDEAINLINLFERFVNQDSTLTDDEIASLGDLQAFYNVKTHLNRVACALLATNAIKNN encoded by the coding sequence ATGCATTTTAATCGTGACGTATCAAGAGAATTAATTATGAATCACTACACTAAACCAACACACAAAGTGGATTTGGGTGCAATTGAAAAAACATTTTATAGTGACGTTTGTTCAGATGATTTAAAATTAAATTTAAATTATATTGATGGAATTTATCAAAATCCAGAGTTTGACGGTCATGGTTGCGCTGTCTTTATTGCTTCAACCGATATTCTTTTACAAGAAATCAACCAAAAAAGCAAAGACGAAGCAATTAACTTAATTAATTTATTTGAACGTTTCGTAAATCAAGATTCAACTTTAACTGATGATGAAATAGCTTCATTAGGTGATTTACAAGCTTTTTACAATGTAAAAACACATTTAAATAGAGTTGCATGTGCTTTATTAGCGACAAATGCAATTAAAAACAACTAG
- the rbfA gene encoding 30S ribosome-binding factor RbfA, with amino-acid sequence MNNINLKRKEAQIHRLIADIVTNDITNANVIDPVVMDVQLSSDLSHVKVFVSLSNNEHKGIEALNATSGFVRSVLSRSLNWRKVPAVHFYIDEVSKTGHRIDEILQQIKTEK; translated from the coding sequence ATGAATAATATAAACTTAAAACGGAAAGAAGCACAAATTCACAGATTAATTGCAGATATTGTTACAAACGATATCACAAACGCCAATGTAATTGATCCCGTAGTTATGGATGTACAATTATCATCCGATTTATCACACGTAAAAGTATTTGTATCATTAAGCAATAACGAACACAAGGGTATTGAAGCTTTAAACGCAACAAGCGGTTTTGTTCGTTCAGTACTATCAAGATCATTAAATTGAAGAAAAGTACCAGCAGTTCACTTTTACATTGATGAAGTTTCAAAAACAGGTCATCGTATTGATGAAATATTACAACAAATAAAAACAGAAAAATAA